The genomic window TCTTCTTCGATGACCACAGAAGAGGTCATTATGATGGTTTCTTCAGTCCAATAATCCTCTAAAGCCGTTTCATCAATCTGTGTGGGATCATGCAAGGTATTTTCTAATTTTCCTTGCAACCAATAGCGGTTAGACTGATGTTTGGCTGTTTGTTTATTGCCCGCAATAGAAGGTTTCGTGGTGGTTTGTCCTTCAAACACTGTCCAAAAACCAAATTGTCCTGAAGGGGTTGTTTTCTCTATGTAATCAACAGTGGTTTGGCCAATGCTAGAAGCAATTTGCAAAATTTGAGTGGCTAAGGCTGGTTGTGCTTCTAAATAGTTTAACAACTCATCTTTAATTAAGGTTCGATTATCAGGATTTTGATAATCTCCGAAGACTAAGTAATATAAGTCAGAGGGTTTAAGGGTACGATTTTCTAACCTTTGTTTGGCTTCAGGGACTAATTTATCTAATTTGGAAACTTTGAGACTATCTTTCAAGATTTGGGAAAATTCTTTCTCAGATAGACTAGGAATTGTCTCTTTTTTATTTAAAACATTGACGGTTTTGACCAGACGTTGTTCTCGAAAATGTTCGTTACGCTTTTCTTTGACTTCCTGTTTTTTCTCGTTAATATGTTTGGCGATCGCTTCTAATTCTTCAACTGAATAAGGGGACTGTTTCTCCTCAATAAACACAGCTTTAAGAATACGATGATTAACATAGTCAGCCACTCGGCGAATGGGAGAGGTGAAATGGGTATAGGCAGGGAGACAAAGGGCAAAATGACCGATGACGGCCGGTGAATAAGCGGCCGGGTTTAACCAGCTTTGTAATTTTTGACGTACTAATTCCGGGAGTCCTAACGTGGTTAAGGTTTCAATTAAGATTTTACTTTCAGGGGCAATGGCTGAGGCGGTATGGTTACGGTATAAAATGGGCAGTTGATGTTCTTCGGCTAAACTGGCTACGGCAGTATTGGCTAACACCATGAATTCTTGGATAATTTGTTGAGAATGATATCGGGGAGACTCAATTAATTTTCCTTCTTCATCTAGGGTGACACCGCCGATGGTACTTTGTCCGAATGCCCCTGCTTTTTGCCGTTTCCAGGCCAGTTTTTGCGCCCAAAGTTCACAATAGCGTAACACTTGAAACAAAGGTTGTGAAGGGTCATGTAAGGTGTGATCGGCTGTTGCGTAGGAGAATCGTTTGATGCTGGTTAAATGGGTGGACAGGAGTTGGGTTTGTTTAATGTTGGCTGACTCGTCTAAGGTGATGCGAATGGTCAGAGTCCATCGGGGTTGATCTTCTAAGAGGGATAGTTTATCTTCTGATAATTCACGGGGAAACATGGGTTTGTTGTGTGAAGCAAGGTAGCGAGTTTCCACCTGTGAAAATGCCCGTTGTTCGAGTTGGGACTTGATAGGAACTAATTCCGTAACATCAGCAATATGGACAGAAATGACCACTCCTGTTTGATTCGGTTCTATCCAAATAGCATCGTCGAGATCCTTAGAAGTTTCGCTATCAATGGTAAACCCTAAAACGGGTTTCCTATCACCCATCGTTAAGGGTTCTCTGATAAGTTGATCGATTTCACTGCGGAGAATGGGAGAAGGGGTCATTTGAATGAAGTCAGAAGTCAGATGTTAAATTTATAGTTAGGGATTCTAATCACTAACTAAAATCAAGCAGATGTATTATTAGAGTTTTATTTGCATTCATCCCCACTTAAAATGTTAGCATTTTTAAGAGAATTTGTAGTATTCCCCTTATGAAACCTCAATTCGATGCAGCTAACCCTTAGGGTGATTGAGGAATTATCCAGTTAGGTGTCTTGATGGATCAAGATTTTGTAGTTAATCTTAAGATAAAGAATTATGTCCCCCCCCAGGGGAAGGTATTTTATACTATTGATTAGGGGGAGTTTACCCAATATCCACCCTATACTTGCTTTCATATTAACAGTATCATTGAGGTAACAATTATGGTTGCAACGCCCAATAAACAACAAACTCATCCTGTTGAGGGAAGGGATAAAAGCGATCGCGTGGCGGTTTTATTAATGGGTTACGGTGAAGTGGAAAGTTATGAAGATTTTGCTAATTATAATGAACAGGCTTTAAATTTATTGACGGCTAAATTTGCACCGGTTCCCACTTGGATTTATCCCCCTTTAGCTAAGTTATTAGCGGTTTTTGACCTCCATGAATGGCAACATCAACACGACCATTTTATTTCTCCCCATAATCATATTTTTGAACATCAACGGGAATCAATTGAACATAAATTACAAGAAAAATGGGGCGATCGCATTCAAGTTTTTAAAGCGTTTAACTTCTGTAAACCGTTTTTACCTGAACAAGTTTTAACGGAAATTAAAGCTCAAGGATTTGATAAAATATTAATCTATCCTCTGTTAGTGGTTGACTCTATTTTTACCAGTGGAATTGCCGTTGAACAGGTTAATAATGCCTTAGAATCTTTAACAGAAGGGGACGAACATTGGTTAAAAGGGTTACGTTATATTCCTTCATTTTACAACGAACCAGCTTACTTAGATTTAATGGCGAAATTAGTCGAAGACAAAATCAAGAAAGATTTAGCGGATAAATACCTTCCTTCTCAAATTGGGATTGTTTTATTAAATCATGGTTGTCCCCACGAAGCGAAAGGATTTACATCAGGAATTGATGAAAGTCAGATATTATATGAATTGGTCAGAGAACGCTTAATTCATCGTTATCCGTTGATTTCTGTGGGTTGGTTAAACCATCAAACTCCTTTGATTAAATGGACGCAACCCAATGCAGAATTAGCAGCTAAAAATCTTATGGAATTAGGGGCAAAAGCCATTATCTTTATGCCCATTGGTTTTGCCACAGAAAATCATGAAACGCTTTTAGATGTCGAACATATCATTCATGGTTTACATAAGAAATCGTCCGATGTAACTTATGTGCAGATGCCTTGTGTTAATGATGAACCTGAATTTTGTGAAATGGCTGCACAATGGGCAGATTCTCACATTGCAGACTTATTATCGGCCGAAGCATTAACGGTTAATCCTTCTTTAGCCGGGGGGAATTTAGACGTTAATCATCATCATCATGATCATGGAAATGGTCATCATCATCATCATTAATTGATGTTAACAATAGGAGTAAATTAAAATAGTTTACTCCTATATATGAATATTGTTTTTAATCGTTAGACTTATATAATCATTATTATTGAAAATCTCAATCAGAATAAGTGTATAATATCAGGGGAGATTTAAAAAATACCTAAAAACTCTCATGACTTTTCAAGACTATCCTTTTGCTCAAAAATTGATTACTGATACTGATGGTAATATCTGTCAAGTTATTATGGATTTTACTGATTATCAGAAACTCTTAGAAACTTTAGAAGATGAAGGATTATATCGTGCGATTATGGAAGTTAGGCAGGAGAAGCCTCTTACTGTGTCTGAAGCTCTTGAAGAATTAGAAAAGTCGTGAAAACTAACTATCTTCCTAGCTTCATTAAAGATTTAAAAGCCTTAAAAAGTTCTCCCGTTTATATTAGGATCAAAACATTAGTTTTTGAAACTATTGTTAACTATAATAGTATTCAAGAAATTAGAAATCTGAAAAAGCTTAAAGCAGAGGATAATGCTTATCGAATTAGAGTAGGAGATTATCGCATTGGGATATTAGTTGAAGAAGATTGTATTATTTTTGCTCGTGTCGCACATCGTCGTGAATTTTATCGTTATTTTCCTTAATCTGAATAAACAGCAATGTCTTTGGACACAACTGAGAGTAAGGGTTTATGATAAAAAGAAGTGAGGTTACTGTGTCGAAAGCACAAGATTAACCCCACTAAACTTAACTCAACTTTTGACAGTTATCTGTGTCGGACAGATGCAGATAACTGTTATTTCTGTTTTTTGCCCTTAGCAGCAACACCGAGTCCACTAACCGCAAGGAGTCCGAGAATGGTTCCAGGTTCGGGTGCTTTTTGCTTATCAAATGTGACCTTGAGTCCTGCTACATCCCCAGAAGAGCCTTCTCCAACGATAGGATCTCCTGATTGAGTTCTCCCCCAAGGATAATTAACTTTTGTCCAGGCACAACCATCCTGACTAGCATCTTCTAAACAATAATCTGGAACCAGTCCTGCTTGGACCAACTTGTTATTAAAGTCTTGTTCAGTTTCAGCCGTTAGGAACAATAAAGAAGAAGTTCCGAGGGTTGGAATTGTGCCTCCTGGTGTTAGCCATGTCCAAGTATAACCATTCGTAGGAGAAGAGGGTGGATTTTGACGTTCTACTTCATCATCCACAACAGTGGTATATAGAACTTGAACAGGTTCAACGGCATTTGGATCTTCAATAATTGGAAGAAAATTCGAGCCTAATACGTCAGGTATCCAATTACCAGGGCAACCATTATCACCATCAATACAAGGTTGCTCTTGACGCTCTCCATTAGGAGTAGTTGGTTGTCCCAAAGGATTATCAAAGATATCTGTACTAGCATTAGCAAATACTGTGTCTGGAATCCAACCAGCAGAACTGTAAGGACTAGGACCAACCCAAGCTGTCCCAGTTTTGCCTGTTTTTTCTTCTACTGCGACATCAAAAAATGATATTCCTGATTCAGCTTGGGGTAATGGATCAGTGTTATATACCTGGTACAAGAATACATACGGGGCATCTAAATCAACTGAGCCATCTTGATTAGTTGGCAGAATAGGAATTCCCCATTCTGCTGATAGTTCTGCAGCCCAGTCACTGGTATCAGGCCGATAGACAGCAAAACTAACTGTACTATCGCACAATGGACATTGTTCTCCAGGCGGATCACCAACAGGAGGATTAGGTTCTACATTCAAAGGATCATTAGGTGGATTACTTGGATCAGGTGCTGCAAACACACTATAACCTTGATCAATAAAGGAACCAGCTTGAGCATTGCTTTGAATACCGACTGCCCCTACTACACCAGCGACACCTGCGATCGCCAATGTTTTCCATAACTTGGGTTGACTCATTTTTCACTCCGTTAAAGAGAATTGTATTGTGCCGTTTACCCATCATCTTAAATGGGTTTTCACAGGGAAATATAACGAAAGAAATTTTAAAAGTCAAGTATTTTTTGTAATGGTTTTTGGGAATAATTAAAAATCTTTAAAATTCTTTATCTATCGTTACATTTTAATATTGATATAGAGAAAAAGTTAGGGGTTTTATGACTGATTTAAAACTTGGACAATCTTGTACAAAATGACAAGAAGTTATCTATAATACCTAAAATGCTAAGAAATTTTTTAACTTAACTATTGACTCAAAACTTGCTTCTCTATAATATTTCTCAAAAGTAATCTAAATCTGTTGCAATCAAAAAAAATAAATTATATCTATTAATTACATATTTTAAAATAAATGATCTGTTACAGAATAAGTGTTCTATAATGATACTAGAAGGGTTAAAAACTCTCTTCTATATATTCCCTAACCTTATCTTGCTAATGATATTTAGTTTTTTAATGAACTCATTAGGAGAGAAGAGACATGAAAGCTCTCTTAACTATCAAAGAAGCGGCTCAATTGTTAGGAGTCAGTGCCAAAACCCTTCGGCGT from Crocosphaera subtropica ATCC 51142 includes these protein-coding regions:
- a CDS encoding ferrochelatase, which translates into the protein MVATPNKQQTHPVEGRDKSDRVAVLLMGYGEVESYEDFANYNEQALNLLTAKFAPVPTWIYPPLAKLLAVFDLHEWQHQHDHFISPHNHIFEHQRESIEHKLQEKWGDRIQVFKAFNFCKPFLPEQVLTEIKAQGFDKILIYPLLVVDSIFTSGIAVEQVNNALESLTEGDEHWLKGLRYIPSFYNEPAYLDLMAKLVEDKIKKDLADKYLPSQIGIVLLNHGCPHEAKGFTSGIDESQILYELVRERLIHRYPLISVGWLNHQTPLIKWTQPNAELAAKNLMELGAKAIIFMPIGFATENHETLLDVEHIIHGLHKKSSDVTYVQMPCVNDEPEFCEMAAQWADSHIADLLSAEALTVNPSLAGGNLDVNHHHHDHGNGHHHHH
- a CDS encoding PEP-CTERM sorting domain-containing protein (PEP-CTERM proteins occur, often in large numbers, in the proteomes of bacteria that also encode an exosortase, a predicted intramembrane cysteine proteinase. The presence of a PEP-CTERM domain at a protein's C-terminus predicts cleavage within the sorting domain, followed by covalent anchoring to some some component of the (usually Gram-negative) cell surface. Many PEP-CTERM proteins exhibit an unusual sequence composition that includes large numbers of potential glycosylation sites. Expression of one such protein has been shown restore the ability of a bacterium to form floc, a type of biofilm.); translated protein: MSQPKLWKTLAIAGVAGVVGAVGIQSNAQAGSFIDQGYSVFAAPDPSNPPNDPLNVEPNPPVGDPPGEQCPLCDSTVSFAVYRPDTSDWAAELSAEWGIPILPTNQDGSVDLDAPYVFLYQVYNTDPLPQAESGISFFDVAVEEKTGKTGTAWVGPSPYSSAGWIPDTVFANASTDIFDNPLGQPTTPNGERQEQPCIDGDNGCPGNWIPDVLGSNFLPIIEDPNAVEPVQVLYTTVVDDEVERQNPPSSPTNGYTWTWLTPGGTIPTLGTSSLLFLTAETEQDFNNKLVQAGLVPDYCLEDASQDGCAWTKVNYPWGRTQSGDPIVGEGSSGDVAGLKVTFDKQKAPEPGTILGLLAVSGLGVAAKGKKQK
- a CDS encoding type II toxin-antitoxin system RelE family toxin gives rise to the protein MKTNYLPSFIKDLKALKSSPVYIRIKTLVFETIVNYNSIQEIRNLKKLKAEDNAYRIRVGDYRIGILVEEDCIIFARVAHRREFYRYFP
- a CDS encoding ribonuclease catalytic domain-containing protein, which encodes MTPSPILRSEIDQLIREPLTMGDRKPVLGFTIDSETSKDLDDAIWIEPNQTGVVISVHIADVTELVPIKSQLEQRAFSQVETRYLASHNKPMFPRELSEDKLSLLEDQPRWTLTIRITLDESANIKQTQLLSTHLTSIKRFSYATADHTLHDPSQPLFQVLRYCELWAQKLAWKRQKAGAFGQSTIGGVTLDEEGKLIESPRYHSQQIIQEFMVLANTAVASLAEEHQLPILYRNHTASAIAPESKILIETLTTLGLPELVRQKLQSWLNPAAYSPAVIGHFALCLPAYTHFTSPIRRVADYVNHRILKAVFIEEKQSPYSVEELEAIAKHINEKKQEVKEKRNEHFREQRLVKTVNVLNKKETIPSLSEKEFSQILKDSLKVSKLDKLVPEAKQRLENRTLKPSDLYYLVFGDYQNPDNRTLIKDELLNYLEAQPALATQILQIASSIGQTTVDYIEKTTPSGQFGFWTVFEGQTTTKPSIAGNKQTAKHQSNRYWLQGKLENTLHDPTQIDETALEDYWTEETIIMTSSVVIEEELDLSTVPQEAINSPIAHLHTTLQRLNLKKPAYVYQRMANQWHCCCQVQWLDEILIETEALGQTKKEGKAQASLKAIIELENYVIEDLEDV